A genomic stretch from Arachis stenosperma cultivar V10309 chromosome 3, arast.V10309.gnm1.PFL2, whole genome shotgun sequence includes:
- the LOC130965498 gene encoding uncharacterized protein LOC130965498, with protein MKVVVENLTGTLFYVQVKNDATIHDLKREIEAQQKLPFERLILVVDADHSPLMSKEEEERVSLAEYGVQDGSHVYLFLNPVDDNNNNNNNNNHPTDQVMFNLPDVFIGQTN; from the coding sequence ATGAAGGTGGTGGTAGAAAATTTGACAGGAACATTGTTCTATGTTCAAGTGAAAAATGATGCCACGATTCACGATCTAAAGAGAGAAATTGAAGCCCAACAGAAGCTACCTTTTGAGCGTTTAATCCTTGTTGTCGATGCTGATCATAGccctttgatgagcaaagaggaagaagaaagagttTCTCTTGCTGAATATGGAGTCCAAGATGGATCTCACGTATACCTTTTTCTCAACCCTgttgatgataataataataataataataacaataatcatCCTACTGATCAAGTCATGTTCAATTTACCAGATGTTTTTATTGGTCAAACCAATTAA